The Toxorhynchites rutilus septentrionalis strain SRP chromosome 3, ASM2978413v1, whole genome shotgun sequence genome includes a region encoding these proteins:
- the LOC129778004 gene encoding uncharacterized protein LOC129778004 produces MESVYKISACRGAKTPQNACFGVSSLRLALPVLCLLAILAQTSARPSDATKAAVTPAPADEHSRQAHALRHNLSRRSIAAEQDETDYYDEDYKRVKRCYEDEDVNELCQRCSKVTKSAIVFPMCCSNEDQTMDWCEAYVYYGIQN; encoded by the exons atggaATCAGTGTATAAG ATAAGCGCCTGCCGCGGAGCCAAAACCCCCCAGAACGCCTGTTTCGGCGTTTCCAGCCTCCGGCTGGCCCTGCCAGTGCTCTGTTTGCTAGCGATATTAGCGCAAACCTCCGCCAGACCTTCAGACGCTACCAAGGCGGCGGTTACGCCTGCGCCTGCGGATGAACACAGCCGGCAAGCGCACGCTCTCCGCCATAATCTCAGCCGACGCTCGATCGCGGCGGAGCAGGACGAGACTGATTACTACGATGAGGACTATAAGCGCGTCAAACGTTGTTATGAGGAT GAAGACGTTAATGAACTGTGCCAGCGCTGCTCGAAGGTGACGAAATCGGCGATCGTTTTTCCCATGTGCTGCAGTAACGAGGACCAAACGATGGATTGGTGCGAGGCATACGTCTATTATGGCATACAGAATTGA